The Kluyveromyces marxianus DMKU3-1042 DNA, complete genome, chromosome 7 DNA segment GATTACGGTTGCATTGTGCTTTCCCCATGGCTTAGAAATTTGTACTTCAGCTAGATAGATAGTCATTCTTGGTGATTGACTGTGCAACAGAAAAGACGACTACTACTTACTACGGTGGACTTCGGCGagatatttggaagaaattaaaaaaaaaaaaaaaaaaaacttaTCTGATTTCCCGATTTGGACTTTCTAAGCGGTGGAGAATGGCTAGCAAACAGAATTAGAATTTTTAAACGGTTGATATATAACCAGTTAAGCGGTATGGTAGAGGTTTTTTTACGAGAGAAGAAGGGGAGTGGTTGTGTTAAGCGGTCGTGTCACATGTCAAGGCAGGAACGAACCCTTTAGAGTGGTGagtattcttttttattatttcttggttttcCGTTTGTTCGAAcagtgttttttttttttttttgacgGATAAACTAAGGTTATACTTCTACCCCGGAAAAAATACAGTACAATAATATAGAAGGTCTTTTGGAAGTTTAAACGAAACATATATTGCTATTACATGCAACATCACTGAAGAGGGAATAGAAAGAGGTTTTCTGGATGATAGACGTTAAGAAAGAGGCTCTGGAAAATTCCTCTATTGGGAAAGTGATAGGGGATGTCGATGCGAATGTCAAGGATGGTAGCGATGCTTCGACTCCggttgagaagaagaagaagcagagaaaGACTAGATCTACAGCTGGATGTTTCACTTGTAGGCTGAAACGGATGAAATGTGATGAGAAGAGGCCGATTTGTAGCAGGTGTAATCGCAATATGCTGACTTGTATATGGCCGAAAGAGGGAAATGGTAGGTTAACGAAAGAAATGCGCCGATCGATGAAGGAGACGATAGAGCCGTATGCTGGCATGGATCCCAACAAGGCGCATTTTGTGGTTGCTGTTGAAGAGGATGGGAAGCTACAAATCACCACTGAAGATACGGAGCGACACAGTACTGGGAAATCAAAGACCAAAGTAAACTTTACCGGTGCAGGCACGAGTAAAGATGTGAAAAGCTTAGATAAGATAGTCATTAAGAGTCCAATTGTGGTTCATGCGGATTCGACAGATTTCAAGCAGGTTTCCCCAGACAAGCCTGGGACTGCGTCGATCGATTTCGTGAACTACAGTTACGAATCCAAGGACAAAGACTTTGTTAAGTTGGAAAGAGATAAAACCACATCCACGTTGTCCAGTAGCGAAGAAGATTCGATCAACGATGCGTTTTTCTCGACACTACTTGAGAACATGCCTGGTGCAGCATCAGATACCAGAGTAGTGTCTAGAGCCACTGCGAACAACCTGCAACAGTTCAATGTGATTGGATCCGATCCCGACTTCTTTTGGGGTAAAGTCTTTGACATGAATTTCACCAAGCCGCTGATGACCCCAAACTTCAATATCATCTCGCCACTGCCATCAATGGCTACGTTGCCTGCGGCAGACGACACCTCGATGCAGCCGGACTCGTTGTTACTGAGCCAATTTGGAGAAAAGGATTGTTACGTGCTGGATAATGAACAAACAGGTGAGATATACCTAAACCTTTTacaaaacttcaaagaCTGGTCCAAGCTGaatgacgacgacgatgactTGTTGTCTATCGCGAACATTTTGTCCAAGTACGCCTTTACAGAGAAGGAGCTGTTGCTGTACTTCACCTGTGTGCACTATTTCTTCCCAGCGATCGGCCCGCAACCGACGTTGCCGCAGTTAACCACCACGGAGACCTTCTTGCCGCTCATCAAGCAGCACGCAGTGGTGAAAGACGTGTTCTTGTGCTGCGGCGCGACTTTCTTGGAATGGTGTCAACCAAGCAAATACAGCGACGTTGCTGAAGAGCTGTATCAGAAGAGCCGCACCAAATTGAAGCAAATGACCAAAGAGGGCACCATCAAGGGAGATGAGACGTGGGCGTTTGCCTGCTTCCAGCTCCTGTGTCTCACGGACAAGTTCAGAAAGGGGTCCGGAACCTCAATGACCGACCGGTGTGTCGACAACCTGGCGCACTCtttcaacatcatcaagaagaagatcaagctCATACAGACCCAGGGCTCCACGGCCACGGACCGGATGCTCATCGAGAGCTTCATGTACAACTACACCGTCTCGCTGTTGGTGGCACGTGACCTGTCCAAGCTCCCATCTCCCTTCAGCAAGAACTTCTACGAGCTCACCAAGATATTGAAGTCGCCGCTATTCGACGGCTGCGACGTGAACTGGATCAACAACCCGATCCTGGGCTCGAGTGTCGAGGCCTTCGAGATGTTGGCGAAAGTGTCCTATCTGAGCAGGTTTCCGCTACCGCTAAGAGAAACAGAGTGGATAGAGCGAGGCAAGCGACTACTAGAAGAATGTCTCTACTACACGCCTCCAAGCCTGCCAGACGAAGTCAAGAACGACCCGCAAAAGTACGCTACCTACAGGCCCAGTCTCTTGTGCGGTTCCATTATCAGCAAGGCGTGCTACCTCCTACTAAGCAAGATCCTTCGTTTTACAGAGTTCAAGATAGACGATTTCGAGATCCAAGGCGTTGTCAAGTACACCATCAAGAGTCTGTGTGCTGTCGAAAAGGGCAACCCGCTTCTCTGTATTCTACTCTGGTCGCTACTAATCATTGGCGCTTTCACTATAGATATGGAAGACAGGCTCGTGATAAAAGAGTACTTGCGCAGCGCTTCAGAAACAATCCATACGTACGGCGCTCTGAAGATAGCCGATTTCTTGGACCTGATCTGGCAGCAGAAAAATATCGACTTGCTCTTTGTCAGGGAAAACCTGAGCCAGGTCGTAATATGAGACACTCACACTCACACTACCACTCTTCTCTACAGCGGTTATCAGCACGATGTGCGGCTGTGGGTGGGTATGGGTGTAAGAATTCTTGGCGAAACGATGCTGCTTACCCTACCCACTTGGAGCGGCCTCGGGCCTATTCTTGGCTCTGCAACCCCTTCTATGtaaaaaatgtatatacaCGCATACACGCACACAAAATCCATattctcattttcttgttgttttagAGCGGCGCGGCGTCTCGTCTCGTCTCGTCTTGGGCGGGCCGGCTCCATCCTGCGGCCCCTCCTGCGGCCCCTCCTGCGGCTGCCTCTGGGATCCCGCTGCCGCCTCCGCCTGCTCCTTTTAGCCACGCCCGCTCTCTCCCCCAGACCCTCCCGCACTCCCTACCGCCACATATCGGAGAAGAGAggaaaaaacacaaaaacacaaaaacacaaaaaagGCAGCACACACCCCTCCCCCGAAAAGAAACGTACGGACGGTTCTGTAGTGACACACCCGCACAGCACCGCTCGGCTCCTCCGCCCACTCCCGCCCCTAAATCGCTAAGCTAAGCTAAGCGATACTCTCACGACCGCTGCTATCTAAGCGACTATCTCGAAAACTCGCTTATCCAAGAGACAAAAACAGGCCAAAACaatatcaaacaaatatCACACAATGTAGCAACACGTATTATTGCCCACGGCGACCACTACCCGCGGTTTGCCGTTCCTACGTGTACCATACTATATACTGTATACTATAGTCAGCATGATTATGGCCATAATCATGGCCATAATCATGGTCTCGCCTCGTGTTCTTGGGATCCCGGATTCCAGTAGTTTTCGGgatgtgtgtgtgtgtgggTGTGGGTGGGTGTGTCCAGCTGAGGCAGGAATGGTTCCTGGCTAGGTAAAAGTTTGGTGgtgctgttgttggtgcTAGTGGTGCTAGTGGAGACCAGCTTGCGCCGGTCAGGGTAAAACCAAAATGCCTGTGATAAGCGAGTTTCCCAAGAGTCGCTTAGCTGGAGGAATAACGGATAAGATAAAGCTTGGCTCGATAATAATAGTGTTCGGGTACTTATCACGGCCGAAGGTCCTGATGTGCCATTTTcgtgtatatatagagtGCTTGGAAGCGTTTCCAGTTCGAAcagtttttctttcacaGTGTCAGTCCTGATAGagatatatacatttaCTATACGTAATTTTAAATACACTCCGTAATAACAACCAAACACAACAGCACTCgtactattattattagtgcACAATTTACTTTTAAGGCGCAAGAAAGAACACACACACGATATACATAATTTCCAAACCAGTCATGAATGTCGTTTCTCCACCAAATTCCCCAGGCCACGAACATGCTGAACTTGAAGTGAGTAAACAACGTCACTCGAGAACCGTGGTCCCGCTAAATCAAACCCACGATATTGTCAAGGCATGTGAGTGCTTGAACAAGGCGTTCGCTTACTCGCCTGCTAATGACtatttgttgaagaaattctTCAATGTGCCAATCCAAGAAAAGTGCAGCAAGGAAAGGATCAACTCGATGTTGGCCTACCACTTGCACCTGTACGACGACTTTGGTGCTGAGATCGTTGAGGCCAACAACTACGATGCAGTTGCGGTGTGGACCACCCCAAAGTCGCATTTCGCTCAGGACAAGACCAACGATCCGGTCTTCAACCAGATCTTCTTCGATCTGTTGAGCGACAAGACCAAAGAGGTTTTACCACCTGGTGTGGGCTACTACTACCTCTTTATCATCGGTAAGGACCTCACCCACCCTGAAATCAGAGGTTCCATTCGGAAGATTTTCGAGACGTATAAGGCTAGAGCCGACGCCGAAAATTGTGCTATGGTCTTGGAGGCCATCACTCCAAAGGCCAAGTCCGTTTACGAATATTTCGGGTTCAAGAATTACCTCGACTTCCAGTACGGTCAAAACGAAGTCGACTCCGAAGGTAACTACGACCCTCATGGTGAAGGTTTCACCGGTCATTTGATGATTTACTACAAGGACGAACTTCCAGGCGCCTTGCCATAAATCAAATGACTTAGATACAGTGGAGCGAGAATTGTGAGGTGggttgattgattgattcaattttctttctttctttctatctATCTCCCTCTCACACGCTAACACAGTTCATTTTCGGGTTTCCTCTGAAAATAGCTGTCTTCTCTCTTCACGGCTGCTCCTGGTGCGTGGCCACCCATCAGCCTTTACCCCCCAACTAACCCacaaacaataaaaaatgagtctctttaatctttttttttcttcctccCTCGTCTATGCAAgagctcttttttttgatagAATCCCCCGTTAGCATTAATAGCATTTTATTCTCATTAGATGTTATTACGATTCgaagttttttttctaataaGGTGGGCTATTGCTGACCTGTTGTTCATCTAGCGTATTCAAGGTTGTTTCGCTAGATAAGCAGTAGGGTTTTAGCAATAgcctattttttttttctaaacTACgattccaaaaaaaacacagagAATAATTCCTAACCTTTACGCCAAACTTCAGACATACAAGTAAAATATTCACATTTGCTCACTCTCTTGTTGCGCTTGTgctattttatttttgtacATGAATGGGCTTGGTTTATTGCATTAGTTATTATCTCCGATAATTTTAACTACTACTCTTTTTACTTCATTGTATAACCCATTCTCAAATACTTGTCAATTTCTTTATACTCTATTGTTGTTACTGTTACTATACTGTATCTATGTGGAAGGTCTGTCTATATTTATGCGGCCTTGTCTGTAAATAAAAAGGCTTTCCCACTGGAGTTGCCCCCAACTATCCAATTTTGGGTCGGATGCCAACTGAGCACAGCGGGGACAGTCGCAGTTGGTAGGTGGGCCAATTGCACACCGGCGctgttatatatatcgaTTGCCCTCTTCATGTTAGCAATGGCAAAAACGTCCATATTTGGCTTAAACCGGGCCTTCAAGATACTTGTCCATCTACCCGTTTGGCAGTTATGTTTTAGGGTTAGCTTAGGCTGAAGTTCACGATCAGGAACATTGCTGACGTCGAATAACCTAATTGTGTCATCGTAACCATTACACACTAGTGTTCCATCCATAGGAGAGTACGATACTGCAGAAACACTGAGTCTAGAATCGTACACTGACACAACCTCTAGCGATGGGAAATCCTCGTACTGCGACCATTCGGGTTTATCAACTAACTTTCTTGTATCCCAGATTTTAAGCGTTCTATCCAATGAACCGGTAGCTATCTCATAGGGTCTCTTGGGATTGATACTAAAAGAACCGATCTTTTTGTCCGCCaaccttttcaaacttAGATCTGAAGGTTTAGTACGGGTGTCGAAACTGGTAAACTCACCACTTAATGTGGTGAGAAATACCGTATTTGGATCATCATAACTAAACTGGAAATCGCTGATACCCAATGCATCGTCGTATTCATTCTTTAATACCAGAATCTCTTCGCTCTGCATATTTTCTAGATTTATAGATCTTAATGACCCATCATAAGAAGCTGTTAGAAGTCTGCTACTATCCGTAGCAAATGTGTCAATCCTTCCCACATTTTTCGTAAATAATTTGACCCTTGTGATGTCAGGCTCCTCCATTTCATCCTCGGGTTCAGTTTCACGGACGTTCCATAGGCCAACGTTACCAGCCGTATCACCGCAGATCACAAGCTTCTTATCGACGGAAGGATGGAAATATGCTGCAGAGATCCGCTCAAAGGTCAACTTAATTTCATTGGGTTGGAATATGTCATATAATTTTAGATCGAAATCCTCTTGTAGCTGTTGGACCTCCGGGGTTGGCTTCTGGTGTTTTTGTAATTCCTTGAAGAAATCTCCAGATGAAAAGTTCATTTTAGCAAAACTGCTAAACTTATCCAATAAATCATCCTCGTTTTCGCTCTTTATCAAATCCGCAATCTTAACATCCCCTGACACCGCAGtgttcttcaattgctCCAATGCCTCCATATCACGGCTGCTGTTCTCTGTCTGTCCCATCTTCAGAAGCTGATTATCGTTGACGTTAGGAATGCCATCCCCATCGACTGTTTCCCCTCTAAGTcttctggatcttcttGTAGGAATTGGCGCAGGCTTAGGCTCCCGTTTTGTAACCCTTTTAGCACCCGtattcctcttcttcttttctttatgtGGGCCCCCATTTTCATCCACGCCAGCTTCGCGTTTGATCTCAGATGAGATGTTGCTCAAATTTAGCTTCTTTAACAACTCATTGTTCCtcttaatattttcaagCCTTTTTAGCTGAAACTCTGTTAATTCACCCATTGTTCCCCTCAATTAGCTACAGTATATTATCGTCAGACAATCTACCGTTTGAACCTtgtgtcttttttcttcttgttcttcttctcacGAGGAATGTATATGCAATCGCGCTTTTCGTGTTTGAATCAGCCTTCGATTCTTACAGTAGAAATATCATCATGTcttgaaattttgaaatatgaggatgagatgagatggtGATACCTATGATTGACGGTTAAACGAGACAGAAAGCAAACTACTAAATAATAAGTGGCACATATAGGACCTATATGCTGATTATCATAGGAGGTCAAAAGTTAAGAGATGTCCAGCAATATTACTAGTCTGTTTAATCCACCCCCACAGAGAGAATTATCTGAAAATGAGACCAAAGATTGTGTACCATGTCAAATAATGGCTACTCTATTCTCACTTGGTTTTGGTGGGTACTTGGCTAGTGGGAAACCTTTCCAATATAGTGAggtggagaagaagaagggagTGACTATGGAGGAGTTTATTAAACGGAATCCCAAATGGTGGGTTTCGTCGGCTAGAGCTTTTGGCGGAGCTTTAATAGCGTTTGGATTTGTAAGAGGGACCGAGGGATGGTTGTGGAATAAGGACAAGACGTATAAGACGTATAAATAAAGCTATTGAAGTGTTTCTGTTAAACGATAAAAATCAAAGATACATGTGTGTAGTATATATTGTTTGTATATACGTATTAGGTGTATGTATTGTCCGTCTTTCATAAGTAATGACGATTAATGATGCTATAAAGGATCTTGATGCAAAAGTAAGGGTGAGGGTGAGGGTGAGAGTTAGAGTTAGAGTTAGAGTTAGAGTTAGAGTTAGAGTTAGAGGAGCGGGAGAATAGAAGAGAAATTGTCtttttttcgattttaTCTTCTAACGGATCCAGAGGACCTTGCTGCGGTAACCGCTAGGGCTGCTTTTTCTAATTGTCTTTTTTCTGCcttatttctttctgactcttctctctttatCATTTTATCCTCTTTAATCCGCTTCTTGACTTTCTTACACCAATGCCTGAACTCTTTTGCAATTGTGTCTCTTGTGTTATATTTGCAGATAAAATCATGGCAGATGAGTTCCTTCAAAGAGGATCTTCCCCTCTCCTCTTTTATGCAACATCTGTTAACAAAATCAGTCATCTGGATTGAAAAGTGTTCATGTTTCGGTAACCTTGGCGCTGGTTCGTTGACGATTCGTTGTAAAAGATCAAGTATACCTTCTGGAGTGTCGTGGTGACCACCAAGTGGGAATTCCCCGGTGGACAACTCTATTATCATCAGTCCGAGTGACCAAACATCGCCCTTAGTGGTGTACCTGCCACCCTGGATACGTTCTGGTGACATGTAAGTGGATGTTCCAACAAAAGTGTCTGCGAGGGAGTTTATCAGTGTCGTTGAAACACCGAAATCACAGATCTTAACGCTACCCTTGGAGCTGATAAGGATGTTGGAAGGTTTAATGTCTCTGTGGATGATCTTGTAGTTGTCGTATAGGTAAATAAGTCCGTTCAAAACGCAGTATGAGATTCTGGAAAGCGTCATTTCGTTGAACCACGACGTCTTGCACGATATCGGCAAGTTTTTCCTTTGGCAATCGGAACGGTACACGGTGAGGATTTTGTCCAGCGAGCCGCAATCCATGTACTCCATCAGTATTACGATCTCGTTTGTTGTTGACGGGTCGTAGAATGCGCCGTAAAACCCAACGATGTTATCGTGGGCCTTGACGTTTTTCATGATTGTTAATTCTCTGACCAGCTGgttcttcaacacttcTTTATTCTCGACTGGGATAGTCTTCTTGGCTATGATACTGGAGTCCGGCACGTGCAACGTCTTGACGACTGTTCCCGAGTTCCCTGCACCGATCTTGCTCAAGCGAACGAGGTTTTCGAGCTGGATTCCGTTTTCCGGCGTAAGCGACAGCCTTGCAATCTGTGTAGTAAGGGTTGCTGTTTCATCCTGGTTCTGGGCCATGCCGGAACCTGCGTTTGCTGCAGATACTGACACAGCTGCGCCCATAGCCATGGGCATCGTGGGCGTGGTCCCGCTTGTAATTGATGACATATCTGACGCGCTCGAACTGCCGGGAAGCACAGAAATGCTCTGCAAAGACGTGTCCCTGTTGAGAGACGCAATTGCCTCCAAAGTGGGCTGTTTCCTCGTGACATTGCTGCCCACAGATCCTTCCAGCGGGCTCGTGCTGCCGGCTTTCGGGCTGTCATCGCCAGAAGCAGCAGGCTGTAACGTCAGATGTTTCAAGTTCTTTCGTTTGAGGGTCTTGGGTCGAAACAAGTTCGATGTGTCTGGTCCACCGGAAGCCTCTTGGCTTAACACTTCGACGGCCATTGCAGTGGAGGGCTGGGCGTTAGGTTAACAAAAGCAGCAGGAAAGGGCAGTACTGTGTTGCTTGCTTGGTCTTGCTGAATGAAGACCTCCGTGTATCTCTCTTGACAAGACGCAACACCTTTACTTCAGGCTCACTAATTTCCTCTGATTGACTACCTACACAAAACGAATAATCAATCCTCTATCAACAACCGGTTGCACTGTCGAACaccttctcttttctttgcagCCTGTCTCATCTCaagatataatatatactacttatatttatatatataaatatatatatatatatatagcatACTTTCGGAAACAGAGAACTGTAATCTATGTATGAAACTCAGGCTTTCGAACAGAAAATGTACCGGAAAAGACACGAAATATCTCTTGAGCAGTGCACAAGCTACACCAGTGCCCAGAGTGTCGGTGGTAGGGAGAAGGAGGGCGTGGTCTCGCTTGATATACAGTTGGTGTGGTGTGGATTAACGCCGTTCTTCAGCAGCGGACCCTTGCAATGGGGCATGCCTGCTATTGTCTGTCGGCACATGCATACGAATTGTATGTAATTTATGTATCGTATGTATAGTATATGACAGAGCGGATCTGTAGACCGAGCCGCAGCAGGGCCGTGCTAGGGCAgcaaaaactgaaaaactgaaaaaccaaaaaaaaaaaaccattTCGTTACCCGGCGTCTTGAGATTTTTCCCTGGAGGACgcagagaaagagagagagggaagaaaaaaaaaggttcGAATGTAGTATCACGTGAGTGTGTGATATTACCCGGTCTGGTGTGTATGGGTGTatgtttttatttcatttcattttttattttttattttttatttttttttttatctgCTACGCCCAGACGAGGCGGCGACAAGCAGgattttaaaggttttgtttgttttaattttatattttattttatcatattatattaaaaattaaaattcaTATTAGAAGTTGTTTTTAGACTATTCCATACATTGAAGTTATGAAGGAGAAAATGGGGTATTTGAGCGGATAGAAGCAGGTTTAATTAATTTATTCCAAGTGAAGTGTGCAGAAGTAGACGGAGTTAGAGTGAGTTATAATTCTAAGATATCTGAAAGAAGCCAATCGGTGTAATTTTTAGTGAGAATTTTTGAGAGACTCTTGAGaatctatctatctatctatctgagaaattgaaattgaaaacaagaagacaagaagacaTAGCAGCTTACCGATATGAGTGATAATAGTGTAAGCGACTGGAAGACGCAGTTGaatattccaaagaaagatacCAGACCGCAAACGgatgatgttttgaagacGAAGGGCCGTTCGTTTGAGGATTTTTACTTGAAGAGAGAGTTGTTGATGGGTATATTCGAGGCTGGATTTGAGAAGCCATCGCCTATTCAGGAAGAAGCTATACCGGTTGCGATTGCTGGGAAGGATATATTAGCGCGTGCCAAGAACGGTACTGGTAAGACGGCCGCATTTGTTATACCAACGCTTGAAAAAGTGAAACCAAAGCTAAACAAGATCCAGGCCTTGATCATGGTTCCCACAAGAGAGTTAGCATTACAGACGTCGCAGGTGGTGCGTACGCTAGGGAAGCACTGTGGTATTTCCTGTATGGTTACCACAGGTGGTACTAATTTGAGAGACGATATTATGAGATTAAACGAACCAGTGCATATTCTAGTTGGTACGCCAGGTAGAGTACTAGATTTGGCCTCAAGGGGAGTAACAGACTTGAGCGAGTGTCACTTGTTTATCATGGACGAAGCAGACAAGATGTTGAGTCGTGACTTCAAGGTCTTGGCGGAACAGATACTTTCGTTCTTGCCTGAACGCCGCCAACTGCTTTTGTTCAGTGCCACCTTCCCAATCACCGTCAAGGAATTCATGGTGCAACACTTGAAGAACCCACACGAAATCAACTTGATGGACGAGTTGACGTTAAAGGGTATAACGCAATTTTACGCGTTCGTGgaggaaaaacaaaaactccACTGTCTAAACACTTTGTTCAGCAAATTGCAGATCAACCAGGCAATCATCTTTTGTAACTCGACAAACCGTGTCGAACTATTGGCTAAAAAAATTACTGAGTTGGGCTACTCTTGCTACTACTCTCACGCAAGAATGAAGCAATCGGAAAGAAACAAGGTCTTCCACGAGTTCCGTCAAGGTAAGGTCCGTACCCTTGTCTGTTCTGATTTGTTGACTCGTGGTATCGATATCCAAGCTGTTAACGTCGTTATCAACTTCGATTTCCCAAAGACTGCAGAAACTTACTTGCATCGTATCGGTAGATCTGGTAGATTCGGTCACTTGGGTTTGGCTATCAACTTAATCAACTGGAACGATAGATTTAACTTGTACAAGATC contains these protein-coding regions:
- the DHH1 gene encoding DExD/H-box ATP-dependent RNA helicase DHH1; this translates as MSDNSVSDWKTQLNIPKKDTRPQTDDVLKTKGRSFEDFYLKRELLMGIFEAGFEKPSPIQEEAIPVAIAGKDILARAKNGTGKTAAFVIPTLEKVKPKLNKIQALIMVPTRELALQTSQVVRTLGKHCGISCMVTTGGTNLRDDIMRLNEPVHILVGTPGRVLDLASRGVTDLSECHLFIMDEADKMLSRDFKVLAEQILSFLPERRQLLLFSATFPITVKEFMVQHLKNPHEINLMDELTLKGITQFYAFVEEKQKLHCLNTLFSKLQINQAIIFCNSTNRVELLAKKITELGYSCYYSHARMKQSERNKVFHEFRQGKVRTLVCSDLLTRGIDIQAVNVVINFDFPKTAETYLHRIGRSGRFGHLGLAINLINWNDRFNLYKIEQELNTEIGPIPSQIDKSLYVAEDSSAVPIPFPLESLPNARAPGQQNESADPLPPQQTQVQFHAPPQQQQQQLPQHVQQQMQQQQQQQQHYQQMPNQQLHPQSQQYAQPPLPQQHYQQQGYPPQNFPPQGYPPQQYAQPPQQ
- the CMR1 gene encoding Cmr1p produces the protein MGELTEFQLKRLENIKRNNELLKKLNLSNISSEIKREAGVDENGGPHKEKKKRNTGAKRVTKREPKPAPIPTRRSRRLRGETVDGDGIPNVNDNQLLKMGQTENSSRDMEALEQLKNTAVSGDVKIADLIKSENEDDLLDKFSSFAKMNFSSGDFFKELQKHQKPTPEVQQLQEDFDLKLYDIFQPNEIKLTFERISAAYFHPSVDKKLVICGDTAGNVGLWNVRETEPEDEMEEPDITRVKLFTKNVGRIDTFATDSSRLLTASYDGSLRSINLENMQSEEILVLKNEYDDALGISDFQFSYDDPNTVFLTTLSGEFTSFDTRTKPSDLSLKRLADKKIGSFSINPKRPYEIATGSLDRTLKIWDTRKLVDKPEWSQYEDFPSLEVVSVYDSRLSVSAVSYSPMDGTLVCNGYDDTIRLFDVSNVPDRELQPKLTLKHNCQTGRWTSILKARFKPNMDVFAIANMKRAIDIYNSAGVQLAHLPTATVPAVLSWHPTQNWIVGGNSSGKAFLFTDKAA
- a CDS encoding Zn(II)2Cys6 transcription factor domain-containing protein (GAL4[cd00067], GAL4-like Zn2Cys6 binuclear cluster DNA-binding domain), coding for MIDVKKEALENSSIGKVIGDVDANVKDGSDASTPVEKKKKQRKTRSTAGCFTCRLKRMKCDEKRPICSRCNRNMLTCIWPKEGNGRLTKEMRRSMKETIEPYAGMDPNKAHFVVAVEEDGKLQITTEDTERHSTGKSKTKVNFTGAGTSKDVKSLDKIVIKSPIVVHADSTDFKQVSPDKPGTASIDFVNYSYESKDKDFVKLERDKTTSTLSSSEEDSINDAFFSTLLENMPGAASDTRVVSRATANNLQQFNVIGSDPDFFWGKVFDMNFTKPLMTPNFNIISPLPSMATLPAADDTSMQPDSLLLSQFGEKDCYVLDNEQTGEIYLNLLQNFKDWSKLNDDDDDLLSIANILSKYAFTEKELLLYFTCVHYFFPAIGPQPTLPQLTTTETFLPLIKQHAVVKDVFLCCGATFLEWCQPSKYSDVAEELYQKSRTKLKQMTKEGTIKGDETWAFACFQLLCLTDKFRKGSGTSMTDRCVDNLAHSFNIIKKKIKLIQTQGSTATDRMLIESFMYNYTVSLLVARDLSKLPSPFSKNFYELTKILKSPLFDGCDVNWINNPILGSSVEAFEMLAKVSYLSRFPLPLRETEWIERGKRLLEECLYYTPPSLPDEVKNDPQKYATYRPSLLCGSIISKACYLLLSKILRFTEFKIDDFEIQGVVKYTIKSLCAVEKGNPLLCILLWSLLIIGAFTIDMEDRLVIKEYLRSASETIHTYGALKIADFLDLIWQQKNIDLLFVRENLSQVVI
- the DMO2 gene encoding Dmo2p produces the protein MSSNITSLFNPPPQRELSENETKDCVPCQIMATLFSLGFGGYLASGKPFQYSEVEKKKGVTMEEFIKRNPKWWVSSARAFGGALIAFGFVRGTEGWLWNKDKTYKTYK
- the STE7 gene encoding mitogen-activated protein kinase kinase STE7, yielding MAVEVLSQEASGGPDTSNLFRPKTLKRKNLKHLTLQPAASGDDSPKAGSTSPLEGSVGSNVTRKQPTLEAIASLNRDTSLQSISVLPGSSSASDMSSITSGTTPTMPMAMGAAVSVSAANAGSGMAQNQDETATLTTQIARLSLTPENGIQLENLVRLSKIGAGNSGTVVKTLHVPDSSIIAKKTIPVENKEVLKNQLVRELTIMKNVKAHDNIVGFYGAFYDPSTTNEIVILMEYMDCGSLDKILTVYRSDCQRKNLPISCKTSWFNEMTLSRISYCVLNGLIYLYDNYKIIHRDIKPSNILISSKGSVKICDFGVSTTLINSLADTFVGTSTYMSPERIQGGRYTTKGDVWSLGLMIIELSTGEFPLGGHHDTPEGILDLLQRIVNEPAPRLPKHEHFSIQMTDFVNRCCIKEERGRSSLKELICHDFICKYNTRDTIAKEFRHWCKKVKKRIKEDKMIKREESERNKAEKRQLEKAALAVTAARSSGSVRR